In one Lolium rigidum isolate FL_2022 chromosome 3, APGP_CSIRO_Lrig_0.1, whole genome shotgun sequence genomic region, the following are encoded:
- the LOC124697071 gene encoding auxin-responsive protein SAUR41-like — MAWRKKSGSYSSASSSPGTSPCYHDEREKVPKGHVPMVAGCGERVVVPVRLLADPCIAELLDMAAQQYGYGQSGVLRIPCDADHFRRVVGGALQRSS, encoded by the coding sequence ATGGCGTGGAGGAAGAAGAGTGGCAGCTACTCGTCGGCGTCATCGTCGCCCGGCACGTCGCCATGCTACCACGACGAGCGCGAGAAGGTACCGAAGGGGCACGTCCCGATGGTCGCCGGCTGCGGTGAGCGCGTGGTGGTGCCGGTGAGGCTGCTTGCCGACCCCTGCATCGCCGAGCTGCTGGACATGGCGGCGCAGCAGTATGGGTACGGTCAGTCGGGCGTGCTCCGGATCCCCTGCGACGCGGACCATTTCCGGCGGGTCGTCGGCGGCGCGCTTCAGAGAAGTAGCTAG
- the LOC124700074 gene encoding uncharacterized protein LOC124700074, with translation MVSEAVGFMSRAADGGMAAELVTRDFLGGCATAGDDAAARHDASVVRTQQLKHLSPPSTRDLNLFPVSGAAPGTTEPAASAVAAATTTYHSVCTIEKVKTALERFERGKQGHHQQLSGPGAGAASPSSSSVTTSSIKRGAVEQGDGCDSPSAAAGGGGMVAAACPRCFLYVLISRSDPRCPRCESHVPPPPSAPMHKKKPRIDLNVGFLGT, from the exons ATGGTTTCTGAGGCGGTGGGCTTCATGTCTCGAGCGGCGGACGGTGGCATGGCGGCGGAGCTCGTCACGCGTGACTTCCTCGGCGGGTGCGCCACCGCcggcgacgacgccgccgccaggcACGACGCATCCGTGGTACGTACGCAACAACTC AAGCACCTGAGCCCGCCGTCGACACGGGACCTCAACCTGTTCCCCGTCTCCGGCGCCGCGCCAGGGACGACGGAGCCGGCGGCATCAGCCGTCGCCGCGGCCACGACGACGTACCACAGCGTGTGCACGATCGAGAAGGTGAAGACGGCGCTGGAGCGGTTCGAGCGCGGCAAGCAGGGGCATCATCAGCAGCTCAGCGGCCCCGGCGCCGGCGCTGCCtccccgtcgtcgtcgtcggtgaccaCGTCCTCCATCAAGCGCGGCGCTGTGGAGCAGGGCGACGGCTGCGACTCGCCATCGGCCGCCGCGGGCGGGGGcgggatggtggcggcggcgtgcccGCGGTGCTTCCTGTACGTGCTCATCTCCCGGAGCGACCCGCGGTGCCCGCGCTGCGAGTCCCACGTGCCGCCGCCCCCGTCGGCCCCCATGCACAAGAAGAAGCCGAGGATCGACCTCAACGTCGGCTTCCTCGGAACCTAG